The Bradyrhizobium sp. LLZ17 genomic sequence GACATCCCGAACCAGCGCATCCTCAAATGGGAGGAGGAGACCGGCGCGGTTTCGGTTTTCCGAAAACCTTCCAATTTCGCCAATGGCAACACCCGCGACCGCCAGGGCCGGCTGGTGACCTGCGAGCACGGCGGGCGGCGCGTGACCCGCACCGAATACGACGGCACCATCACGGTGCTGATGGATTCTTTCAACGGCAAGAAGCTCAACTCGCCGAACGACGTCGTGGTGAAATCCGACGGCGCGATCTGGTTCACCGATCCCACCTTCGGGTTGCTCGGCAATTACGAGGGCTACAAGGCGGACCCCGAGATCGATCCGAATGTCTACCGTCTTGATCCCGCGACCGGCAAGGCGACCATCGTTGCCGAGGGCGTGCTCGGGCCGAACGGGCTGTGCTTCTCGCCGGACGAGAAGATCCTTTACGTCGTGGAATCGCGCGGCGTGCCCAACCGCAAGATCCTCGCCTATGACGTCTCAGCCGACGGCACCACGATCTCCAACAAGCAGATCTTCATCGACGCTGGCCCGGGCACGCCGGACGGCATGCGCTGTGACATCGACGGCAATCTCTGGTGCGGCTGGGGCATGGGTGATCCCGAGCTCGACGGCGTCGTTGTGTTCGCGCCCGACGGCGTCATGATCGGCCGCATCGCGCTGCCCGAGCGCTGCGCCAATCTCTGCTTCGGCGGCGTCAAGCGCAACCGCCTGTTCATGGCCGCGAGCCAGTCGATCTACGCGCTGTATGTGAACACGCAGGGCGCGATGGGGGGATAGAGTCTCGGCAGTGACGGTCTCGTAGGGTGGGCAAAGCGAAGCGTACCCACCACTTCTCGTCGTCGCGGAATGGTGGGCACGTCGCGCGAAGAGCGCGCCTTTGCCCACCCTACAAATAGCAAACGCCGGAGCGATCACTCGCTCCGGCGTCTTCGTCTCTTTCCCGACCAGCCTACGCCGCGTTGAAGCCGGCAACGGCCTTCACTTCGAGGAAGTCCTCAAGGCCGTACTTGCCCCACTCGCGGCCGTTGCCGGACTGCTTGTAGCCGCCAAACGGCGCGCTGCGGTCGTTGGGCACGCCCTGGAGGTTGACGTTGCCGGCACGGATCTGCCGGCCGACGCGCTTGGCGTCCTCGACGGAAGCGCCCGTGACATAACCGGCAAGGCCATAGGGCGTGTCGTTGGCGATGTGAACGGCCTCGGCTTCGTCCTTGGCGCCGATGATGGTCAGCACCGGTCCGAAGATCTCCTCGCGGGCGATCGTCATCTCGGGGGTGACGTCGGCAAAGATGGTCGGACGGACATAGAAGCCCTTATTGACTCCCTCGGGCAGGCCCGGACCGCCGGCGACGAGTGTTGCGCCCTCGTCGATGCCCTTCTTGATCAGGCCCTGGATCTTATCCCACTGGCCGCGATTGACCACGGGGCCGATGGTGGTGCCTTCGGCGCGGGGATCACCGGCCTTGGTCTTGTCGGCGGCGGCCTTCGCGATCGCGGCGACTTCCTTCATCTTCGACAGCGGCACGATCATGCGCGAGGGCGCGTTGCAGGACTGGCCGGAGTTGTTGAACATGTGCATCACGCCGCCGGTCACGGCTTTTGCGAGGTCGGCGCCTTCGAGGATCACGTTCGGCGACTTGCCGCCGAGCTCCTGGCTGACGCGCTTCACGGTGGGCGCGGCGCGCTTGGCCACGTCGATGCCGGCGCGGGTCGAGCCGGTGAACGAGATCATGTCGATGTCGGGATGCTCGCTCATGGCGGCGCCGACCTCGGGGCCGAGGCCGTTGACGAGGTTGAACACGCCCTTCGGCACGCCGGCTTCATGGAGGATTTCCGCGAAGATCAGCGCCGAGGTCGGGGTGAACTCCGACGGCTTCAGGATCATGGTGCAGCCGGCGGCGAGCGCGGGCGCGACCTTGCAGGCGATCTGGTTGAGCGGCCAGTTCCAGGGCGTGATCATGCCAACCACGCCGACCGGCTCGCGCAGCACCATCGCGGTGCCGACCGGTTCCTCGAAATGGTAGTTCTTGAGCACGTCGAGCGTGGTCATGAGATGACCGAGGCCGGCGCCGGCCTGAAGCTTCTCCGCCATCGGCAGCGGCGCGCCCATCTCGTCGGAGACGGCGGCGCCGATCTCCTTGAGGCGGCCCTTGTAGACCTCGATGACTTTCGAGAGCAGCGCGACGCGCTCCTCGCGGCTGGTCTGGGAGAACGTTGCAAAGGCGCGCTTGGCGGCCGCGACGGCCTTGTCGACGTCAGCCTTGGAGCCCAGCGCAACCTCGTACATCGCCTCTTCCGTCGCCGGATTGACGACCGGGGTGGACTTCTTGACGGCGGGATCGACCCAGGCGCCGTCGATGTAGAATTGCATGCGATTGACCATCGGTAACCTCTTCTTGGGGGCTTTGAGGGGGCGTTTCGGCAGGCATCCTTGCACGAAAGCGCCGGCAATTGAACCCGCCATATGCGGGGCCAGCGTTGCGGCGGACGGGGGTTATATGAGCCGATGGCAATGGGGTGGCAAGGTCTCGCCTCACTCACGATGTCGTCCCGGCGAACGCCGGGACCCATAACCACAGGGAGCAGTTGGTTTGCTTAGGCGTCTACCACCTGCGCCCACAACGACAGCCGCGGCGTATGGGCCCCGGCCTTCGCCGGGGCGACGAGAGACCGTCACACCGCCATCTTCCGATGCAGCACCGGGGCGCCGGTGGTGAGGCTTTCGGCCGCATCGATGATGGCGTTGGCATCCAGGCCGTAGTGGCGGTAGAGGTCCGCGATGCTGCCGGTCTGGCCGAACTGCTCGACACCGAGCGCCTCGACGCGATGGCCGCGGACACTGCCGAGCCAGCCGAGCGCAGCCGGATGGCCGTCGATCACCGTCACGATGCCGCAGTCGCGCGGCAATGGCGCCAGCAGCTTCTCGATGTGGCTCAGATGCTGCACGCCGCGGCGATCGCGCCGCAATTTTCGCGCGGCGGTCCAGCCTGCGTGCAGGCGGTCGGCCGAGGTGATCGCGAGCAGGCCGATGTCGCGGCGGCTCTCGCCGATCAGGCCGGTGGCCTCGATCGCTTCCGGCGCAATCGCGCCGGTATAGGCGATCACGAGTTCGGCGTTGGGCCCCGGCTTACGCAGCCAATAGGCGCCATCGGTGATGCCCTTCTCCAATTCCGGCGTCATGATCCGCTGCGCCTGATCGATGCTACGGGTCGACAGCCGCAGATAGACAGAACCGCCCTCCGCCGCATCGCGCTGCATGTGCCTGAACCCCCAGCCCATGACCACGGCGAGCTCGTCGACGAAGGCCGGCTCGAACGAGGCGAGCCCATCCTGCGCCATGCCGATCAGCGGCGTCGCGATCGACTGGTGCGCGCCGCCTTCGGGCGCAAGGGTAATGCCGGACGGCGTCGCCGCCACCATGAAGCGCGCGTCCTGGTAGCAGGCATAGTTCAGCGCATCGAGCCCGCGCTCGATGAAGGGATCGTAGAGCGTGCCGACCGGGAGCAGCCGCTCGCCGTTGATCTGGTGCGACAGGCCGAGCGCCGAGAGCATGATGAACAGGTTCATCTCGGCAATGCCGAGCTCGAGATGCTGGCCTTTGGGTGATGCGTCCCAATTGAAGGTCGAGGGAATTTTCTCACTGCGGAATAAGTCGGCCTTCTCGGCGCTTGCGAACAGGCCGCGCCGGTTCACCCAAGGACCGAGATTGGTCGAGACGGTCACATCCGGCGACGTCGTCACGATCCGCCTGGCGAGTTCGCTGTCGCTGCGCGCGATCTCGTTCAGCACGAGGCCAAAGCCCTGCTGGGTCGACATCTGCGGCGACGGCTTGAACGCGAGTTGCGAGGGCACCTCGACCACGGGGGCGGTGAGCCGGCGGCCGTCCTGGTTGAACGGCACGCGCGCGAGGAACGCGTCCAGCTCGGCTGTATCCTGCGTAAGCCCTTCGAATCTGTCCCATTCGTGCCCGGGCCGGATGTTCTGGCTCTCGCGATATTTCTCCATCTGCGCGACCGTCATCAGGCCGGCATGGTTGTCCTTGTGGCCCTGGAACGGCAGGCCGACACCCTTGATGGTGTAGGCGATGAAGCAGACCGGGCGATCGTGATCGATGGACTCGAACGCCTCCAGCATGCTCGCCATGTCGTGACCGCCAAGGTTCGACATCAGCGCCAGCAGTTCGTCGTCGCTGCGGCGGTCGATCAGTTTGGTAATTGGTCCCTGGTCGCCGATCTCGTCATGCAAATGCTTGCGGAAGGCCGCACCGCCCTGGAAGCACAGCGCGGCGTAGAGCGCGTTCGGGCAGTTGTCGATCCAGCGCTTCAGCGCCTCGCCGCCGGGCTCGGCAAACGCCTCGCGCATCAGCCGGCCGTATTTGACGATGACCACGTCCCAGCCGAAATTGCGGAACATGGTTTCGAACTTTTCCCAGAGACCTTCGCGCACCACGGCGTCGAGCGACTGGCGGTTATAGTCGACCACCCACCAGGTGTTGCGCAGGCCGTGCTTCCACCCCTCCGCCAGCGCTTCGAAGATGTTGCCCTCGTCCATCTCGGCATCGCCGACGAGGGCAATCATCCGCCCCTCGCGGCGATCCTTCATCCAGCCATGCGCCTTGACGTAGTCCTGCACCAGCGAGGCGAACAGCGTCTGCGCCACGCCGAGGCCGACCGAGCCGGTCGAGAAGTCGACGTCGTCGACATCCTTGGTGCGCGACGGATAGGACTGCGCACCCTTGAAGCCGCGGAAATTTTCCAGCTTCTCGCGGCTCTGCCGGCCGAACAGATACTGGATCGCGTGGAACACTGGGCTCGCATGCGGCTTCACCGCGACGCGGTCTTCGGGCCGCAGCACGCTGAAATACAGCGCCGACATGATGGTCGCGAGCGAGGCCGAGGACGCCTGGTGGCCTCCCACCTTCAACCCGTCCTCGTTCGGGCGGATATGGTTGGCGTGATGGATGGTCCAGGACGACAGCCAGAGCGCCTTGCGGCTCAGGGCGGTCAGGGTTTCAAGACGAGCGGACTCGACGGGCATGGCAATGCTCCGGAAAACAATGGCCCGATCATACCCCTGCGGAACGCACCAGATTTCCCAATTTTTCGCGTCATACCCCCGGATATTGGGATAGCATACCATTAACTCCGCTAAAACGACAGGCTCATCCCAATGTCCGAGCTCGACACCATCGATCGAAAAATTCTTGCGCTGCTCCAGAACGACAGCCGACTGACCATGCAGGAGCTCGCCGACAAGGTCGGGCTCTCGGTGTCGCCGTGCCATCGCCGCGTCAAGCTCTTGGAGGAGCGCGGCGTCATCTCGCGCTACATCGCCACCGTCGACCAGAAAGCGCTGGGGCTGCATGTCAGTGTCTTCATCTCGATCAAGCTGGCGCGGCAGAAGGAGGAGGACCTCAACCGTTTCGCGCGCGCGATCTCGAAATGGGACGAGGTGCTGGAATGCTATCTAATGACCGGCAACCGCGACTATCTGCTGCGCGTGGTGGCGGCCGACCTCGCCTCCTACGAGGCCTTCCTGAAGACCAAGCTGACCCGGCTCGACGGCATCGCCTCGATCGAGTCGAGCTTTGCGCTCAGCCAGGTGAAATATTCGATCGCGCTGCCGGTGTAACGCCTCTGCCCCGTCATTGCGAGCGCAGCGAAGCAATCCAGAGTCCCTCAGCGGCGGCAGACTGGATTGCTTCGCTGCGCTCGCAATGACAGCCGTCTATCGCCACGGCTGGACGATGATCTTGGTATGCGCCTCGGGATTGGCGAGATCGGCGAAAGCTTTCGCGACACCATCGATGCCGATCTCGGCCGTCACCATCGCGCCGGCATCCACCTCACCTTCCGCGATCAGGCGCAGCGACGCCGCGAACTCGTCCGGTGTGTAGCCGAGCACATATTGGAGATTGAGCTCCTTCATGATGCCGAGCATGGGCTCGCTCTTGTCGCTCTCCATGCAGACGCCAACCACGACGATCCTTGCATCGCGCGGCGCGCCCTCGAACACCTGCTGCAATAGGCCGGGCACACCGACACATTCGAAGATGATCGCGGGCTTCAGCGCCGGCAGCATCGCCTGCAATGGCGGCCGTGCCGCCTTCTCCGCCTCGGACATCTGTGCGTGCTCGGCCCAGGCTGCATAGGGCTGCGATTGTTTTGGATCGACCACGATATCGGCGCCGAGCCGAGCAGCCAGCGCACGCCGCGCCGGTGAATAGTCGGCGGCGACGATCGGATGCAGGCCCTTGATTTTCAGCGCCGCGATCACCGCGAGTCCCACCGGCCCGCAGCCGATCACGAGCGGCACCTCGCCGCCACGGATGTTGGCTTTTGCCACGGCATGAACGCCAACCGCGAGCGGCTCGGTCAGCGCCGCATGTTCCGGGGCGAGACCATTGGGCACCTCCAGCAGCAGCGGCTCGCTGAGCAGCATCGCCTCGGCATAGCCGCCGATATTGTCGTTGGAATAGCCGATACCCTCGATGCCCTGCGCCGTCAGCAGCGCCGGCAGCGAGCAGACGCGCGTGCCGG encodes the following:
- a CDS encoding SMP-30/gluconolactonase/LRE family protein, whose protein sequence is MNDASSHRQERPYGWQPATYYPDPAIKALDPRFEKYWLKLSAVERLTTGLRWAEGPVWFGDGRYLLCSDIPNQRILKWEEETGAVSVFRKPSNFANGNTRDRQGRLVTCEHGGRRVTRTEYDGTITVLMDSFNGKKLNSPNDVVVKSDGAIWFTDPTFGLLGNYEGYKADPEIDPNVYRLDPATGKATIVAEGVLGPNGLCFSPDEKILYVVESRGVPNRKILAYDVSADGTTISNKQIFIDAGPGTPDGMRCDIDGNLWCGWGMGDPELDGVVVFAPDGVMIGRIALPERCANLCFGGVKRNRLFMAASQSIYALYVNTQGAMGG
- a CDS encoding aldehyde dehydrogenase family protein — protein: MVNRMQFYIDGAWVDPAVKKSTPVVNPATEEAMYEVALGSKADVDKAVAAAKRAFATFSQTSREERVALLSKVIEVYKGRLKEIGAAVSDEMGAPLPMAEKLQAGAGLGHLMTTLDVLKNYHFEEPVGTAMVLREPVGVVGMITPWNWPLNQIACKVAPALAAGCTMILKPSEFTPTSALIFAEILHEAGVPKGVFNLVNGLGPEVGAAMSEHPDIDMISFTGSTRAGIDVAKRAAPTVKRVSQELGGKSPNVILEGADLAKAVTGGVMHMFNNSGQSCNAPSRMIVPLSKMKEVAAIAKAAADKTKAGDPRAEGTTIGPVVNRGQWDKIQGLIKKGIDEGATLVAGGPGLPEGVNKGFYVRPTIFADVTPEMTIAREEIFGPVLTIIGAKDEAEAVHIANDTPYGLAGYVTGASVEDAKRVGRQIRAGNVNLQGVPNDRSAPFGGYKQSGNGREWGKYGLEDFLEVKAVAGFNAA
- a CDS encoding Lrp/AsnC family transcriptional regulator, producing MSELDTIDRKILALLQNDSRLTMQELADKVGLSVSPCHRRVKLLEERGVISRYIATVDQKALGLHVSVFISIKLARQKEEDLNRFARAISKWDEVLECYLMTGNRDYLLRVVAADLASYEAFLKTKLTRLDGIASIESSFALSQVKYSIALPV
- a CDS encoding transketolase, with the translated sequence MPVESARLETLTALSRKALWLSSWTIHHANHIRPNEDGLKVGGHQASSASLATIMSALYFSVLRPEDRVAVKPHASPVFHAIQYLFGRQSREKLENFRGFKGAQSYPSRTKDVDDVDFSTGSVGLGVAQTLFASLVQDYVKAHGWMKDRREGRMIALVGDAEMDEGNIFEALAEGWKHGLRNTWWVVDYNRQSLDAVVREGLWEKFETMFRNFGWDVVIVKYGRLMREAFAEPGGEALKRWIDNCPNALYAALCFQGGAAFRKHLHDEIGDQGPITKLIDRRSDDELLALMSNLGGHDMASMLEAFESIDHDRPVCFIAYTIKGVGLPFQGHKDNHAGLMTVAQMEKYRESQNIRPGHEWDRFEGLTQDTAELDAFLARVPFNQDGRRLTAPVVEVPSQLAFKPSPQMSTQQGFGLVLNEIARSDSELARRIVTTSPDVTVSTNLGPWVNRRGLFASAEKADLFRSEKIPSTFNWDASPKGQHLELGIAEMNLFIMLSALGLSHQINGERLLPVGTLYDPFIERGLDALNYACYQDARFMVAATPSGITLAPEGGAHQSIATPLIGMAQDGLASFEPAFVDELAVVMGWGFRHMQRDAAEGGSVYLRLSTRSIDQAQRIMTPELEKGITDGAYWLRKPGPNAELVIAYTGAIAPEAIEATGLIGESRRDIGLLAITSADRLHAGWTAARKLRRDRRGVQHLSHIEKLLAPLPRDCGIVTVIDGHPAALGWLGSVRGHRVEALGVEQFGQTGSIADLYRHYGLDANAIIDAAESLTTGAPVLHRKMAV
- a CDS encoding zinc-binding dehydrogenase, which encodes MRAAIFRNGEIVVDRMLEPTPGPGQVLVKTLACGICGSDLHARQHAFRMAEMARKTGRKPMDLTRDVVFGHEFCCEIVDYGPGTARKLKPGTRVCSLPALLTAQGIEGIGYSNDNIGGYAEAMLLSEPLLLEVPNGLAPEHAALTEPLAVGVHAVAKANIRGGEVPLVIGCGPVGLAVIAALKIKGLHPIVAADYSPARRALAARLGADIVVDPKQSQPYAAWAEHAQMSEAEKAARPPLQAMLPALKPAIIFECVGVPGLLQQVFEGAPRDARIVVVGVCMESDKSEPMLGIMKELNLQYVLGYTPDEFAASLRLIAEGEVDAGAMVTAEIGIDGVAKAFADLANPEAHTKIIVQPWR